The DNA window GAATGGAAAATTATATCAGGGCAGTATAAGACTTGTTGGAGCAGGTGGAAGTATAACTGGTCAAAATGCGGATTACTTAATCATTGATGACCCCTATAAAGGTTTTGAGGATATTACACCAACACTTTTAAAAAAGAAAATTGACTGGTTTAAAACTATGATTATTCAGAGACTTGAACCTGAATCTCGATTAATTATTCTTCACACTAGGTGGAATAGTCTTGATCTCCAGGGTTACCTGAAATCTAATTTTAGTGATGATTATAAATTTCTTAGTTTCCCTGCAATACTTCCTAATGGTGAATCATTATGGAGTGAAAGATATCCTATAAATATCCTTGAGAAAAAACGTGAAGAAATGGGTGATAGGTTATTTGAAGCTATTTACCAACAAAATCCTTTAGATGATACTACTGATTTTTTTGTTTTTGATAATGTAAAATTTCAGCATATTAATGATTCTGATGTTTTCATGTATGTTCGAGCATGGGATATTGCAGAAGGAACTGCAACTGCAAATGATTATACTGTTGGTGCAAAAGTCGGAATTCTTGAAGACAAAAAAACTATTGTAATTAAAGACATTGTCCGAGGAAAATTTGGTTCACATAACAAAGAAAAAATTGTAAGTACTGCTCATTTAGATGGTAAAGGAACTTATATTGTTATTGAAACTGGTGCAGGTGCTGCAGCTAATCTTTTATATAATGAATGGATGCGCCACCTTCAAAATTATATTGTTCAACAAGTGAATCCAGTGAAAAGTAAAGTAGATCGTGCAACTCCACTACAAAATGCTTTCCTTGATGGATATGTAATCATTGATCTTGATGATAATATGAAATCTGATTTTATAAGGGAATTTAGGAGTTTCCCTGAAGGGGTTCATGATGATATTGTTGATGCAATATCTCATGCCTACAATTTTTTAATGAATAAATTTAGGGAATCCGAACCTACTCTTGAATTATTACAATTATAAAAATTTTTTTTAACTAATAAAATAATGGTTTGATGTTTTTTATGTTTGATAATATGAGGAATACAATAAAGAAAGGATTAAATAAACTTCCTGGAATAAGAAATCCTTCAAAAAATAGTCTTTTCGATAAATTTATGCAAGATTATGAATGGGCATTCCAAGAAACAAATAAAGATTTTGGGGAAGTAGAAGCTTATTATAGTGCATTAAATAACCCATATGTTGCACGATGTAATCAAGTTTTTTGTGACGAATCTCTTGCTAATGGCTGGAATATTAATACTCTCGACGATACTCCACGTAATCCATATACTTATCATTATGTGTATAATTTATTCCAAAATCCACAAGGATTATCAAATAATTATACATTTAGTATGTTGAATAATCAGATATGGACCAGTCTTAATATCACTGGAGACACTTTTATTGAAGTAAATCTTGATGAAACCTTTGATAACATCCCTATTGGATTTAAATACATACCTACTGAGATGATTGGTTATTATAGAGATACTGATCAATGGGGTCTTCGTGATACTGGATACAGATATGAAAATGATGAAATAATACATATTTTTAATCCACGTATTAGTAAAAGAAACTGCCTCTGGGGTACTAGTATTATTGATGCTGTTGGAGCGAGCATCGCAGTTGAATTTCTTGGAATGAAACATAATAATGATTTATTAAATGATAATGGTCTTGACCCAAAGGGTATTTTAAGTTTTGACAAAGAACTTGATGAACAAAGAGTTATTGGGGAAATTCATAGACTTGAAAAAACTAAAAATAAAAAAGGAACCTTGGCTGTTCAAGGTGCAACATATTCTGCCATGACTAATACAAACAAAGATATGGATTTCATATCACTAATGAACTACTCAAGAGACAGAATCATCACAGCATTCGGAGTACAACCATCCAAGATAGGAGTCCGTGAAACAGCAAGTCTCGGGTCCGGTACAGGTGAGTCTCAGGATAAAGACTTCCAGAAAACACTCAATGGAAAATGTAAACTTATTGAAGACCAATTCAATAAAGTTCTTGGTCGTCATGGTTTCCGTGAATGTTTTGAATATGTTCGTGAAGATTATGAAAATAAAGAGTTACGTGCAAAGATTGAAGATATGCAATTAAAAAATGGTTCTCTTACTATAAACGAGTCTCGTTCAGGTTATGGGTTAGATCCGGTAGAATGGGGTAATAAACCATTCACACAACAAACTTATCCACAAAACAATAATGTTGAAGGCACTATTCAAAAATCAATACAGAAAAATGGCAGTAAATTGTCTCCTGAAGAAAATCAACTTGAAATTTATAAAAATCATTTAGCTTACTATGGATTACTTAAAAGGTGAAAAACACATGGGAATGATTAGCATTGATGAAAATTTCCTTGATTTTTTACTAATGAAAAATCTTAACGACATAAGCCCTGCAGAATTAGAGTTTGAACAAAAAATCAAAGGTACTGTAAATCAACAAATAGATGAAACTATCCAATTATTACAATCTGAAGAGTATCGTCATTCATTGTTTCGTAGTAGTGAAGAAAAGCAGAAATTTTTGGATAGTATAAAAGAAAAAACTGAAGAATTACTTCAAGCAGGATATACTGATGTTAATGTTATTGTTAATGAATTGTATGAAGAGGGAAGAAAACAAGGACTTATAGACATAGATAAATCAACAGATATCATTTGGGGTACTGGAGACCAATATGCATTACAACACCTTTTAACATATGATATGGGTTTAATACAAAAACTCACAGATGACACTCGTAAGGATATTGCTAATGAAATATTTAAAGGAGTATTGAATGGGGAAAGTATACCGAAGATAGCTAAAAGAATAAAAGATATTCCTAATTTTAAACCTTTGGAAGGTACAAAATTAACTGCAAATCAACGTGCAATGTTAATTGCTCGTACTGAAACAATGCGTGCAAAAAATACTGGATTGTTAAACAGTTATAAACAGTATGATGTTGGGTATGTTGATGTAATGCCTGCAATTGATGCATGTGATGCATGTAAAGATTTTGCTAAACTTCATAATCCAATACCTTTAAGTGAGGTTAAGGGTTTTCTTCCTTTACATCCTCGATGTCGTTGTACTTATGCACCAGCAAGTCTTGATGAATTATTAACATTACCAAAAAAAGATTTTAAAAGTGTAGAACCAGTACCTAAAGAATTGTATGAAACAGTTAATTTTGATTATCTTTGGGAAGATGACTCCTCTGAGAATGATATTATTGAAGATTCTAAAATAAATTATTTCAATGAATTAAATAAACTTATTAAAAGAGGGGAAGTTACAATATCTGATGTGAAATTGAATCTTCTAAAAACTAATTATGAGGATTATGTTGATGTTGAAGATTTTACTAAATTTACATTCAAGGATGGTATAAGTATATATAAATCAAAAAATATGGATGAGTCAAAAGTTTTGGATGTTAAGAATTTTTATGATAAATTGCCAACATCCTTAAAATTAACTGATAAAATTATATTAAGTAACCAGAGTCCAATTAAAGAAATTCGGGGGGATGATGGTTATATTGGAGGATTTGTTTCTAACAAGAATACAAATGTGTATTTATTTAAAGGTGATGAATATAATTTTAATGAATATTTAGTGCATGAACTTTCCCATGTCTTAGATCATAATTGTGAGCTTTCAAATTCTAATGAATATGTTTCGGTTTATAAAAAAGATTATAATTACTTAAATAAATTTACACATCTTCCAGAAAAGAAAAAATTTATAAGTGGTTATGCTTATACTTTTTATCAAGAAGCAAAAAAACCGGACAGTATTTTTAATCATAGGATATACTCAGAAGATTTTGCAGAATCCATTAAAGAATATGTTATAAATAGGAAGTTATTTGAAAATAAATTTCCAAATAGATTTGATTATTTTGAAAAATTATTGAATAAAAGGGGATAAATATGTGCATTGTTTATTTTGATGATAATTATGGGGAAGAAATTGTTTTTCCAAATGGTATGAAGTTAACTATAAAATATTCTGATAGTCTTTTTCCCGAATTTGCAGGTGAAGTTAAAAAACATCAAAGTGATTTAATTATATTCACTTTAAGTAAGGATGGGGAAGTTATTACAGAATTAACTGAACCATATGATTAGATATTTGATGGGATTATATGTATAAATTTAATTTTAAAAATTGGGTGAAATATAATTTTTATTATTAAATTTTCTCATTTATCTATTCAGTAATTAATTGATTTTT is part of the Methanobrevibacter boviskoreani JH1 genome and encodes:
- a CDS encoding phage minor head protein, which codes for MGMISIDENFLDFLLMKNLNDISPAELEFEQKIKGTVNQQIDETIQLLQSEEYRHSLFRSSEEKQKFLDSIKEKTEELLQAGYTDVNVIVNELYEEGRKQGLIDIDKSTDIIWGTGDQYALQHLLTYDMGLIQKLTDDTRKDIANEIFKGVLNGESIPKIAKRIKDIPNFKPLEGTKLTANQRAMLIARTETMRAKNTGLLNSYKQYDVGYVDVMPAIDACDACKDFAKLHNPIPLSEVKGFLPLHPRCRCTYAPASLDELLTLPKKDFKSVEPVPKELYETVNFDYLWEDDSSENDIIEDSKINYFNELNKLIKRGEVTISDVKLNLLKTNYEDYVDVEDFTKFTFKDGISIYKSKNMDESKVLDVKNFYDKLPTSLKLTDKIILSNQSPIKEIRGDDGYIGGFVSNKNTNVYLFKGDEYNFNEYLVHELSHVLDHNCELSNSNEYVSVYKKDYNYLNKFTHLPEKKKFISGYAYTFYQEAKKPDSIFNHRIYSEDFAESIKEYVINRKLFENKFPNRFDYFEKLLNKRG
- a CDS encoding phage portal protein yields the protein MFDNMRNTIKKGLNKLPGIRNPSKNSLFDKFMQDYEWAFQETNKDFGEVEAYYSALNNPYVARCNQVFCDESLANGWNINTLDDTPRNPYTYHYVYNLFQNPQGLSNNYTFSMLNNQIWTSLNITGDTFIEVNLDETFDNIPIGFKYIPTEMIGYYRDTDQWGLRDTGYRYENDEIIHIFNPRISKRNCLWGTSIIDAVGASIAVEFLGMKHNNDLLNDNGLDPKGILSFDKELDEQRVIGEIHRLEKTKNKKGTLAVQGATYSAMTNTNKDMDFISLMNYSRDRIITAFGVQPSKIGVRETASLGSGTGESQDKDFQKTLNGKCKLIEDQFNKVLGRHGFRECFEYVREDYENKELRAKIEDMQLKNGSLTINESRSGYGLDPVEWGNKPFTQQTYPQNNNVEGTIQKSIQKNGSKLSPEENQLEIYKNHLAYYGLLKR
- a CDS encoding phage terminase large subunit family protein, which encodes MKIEKNIVNDLYLFYNWCVASHYTNNVYAKHIDKLATELTKMRLGEYKKLCVSMPPRFSKSSMITLAYPLWLIFQNPRLNIFIINGESSLSERFGIQLREYIREFGPYFNVYLSDVKHSSTYLMFENKNGKLYQGSIRLVGAGGSITGQNADYLIIDDPYKGFEDITPTLLKKKIDWFKTMIIQRLEPESRLIILHTRWNSLDLQGYLKSNFSDDYKFLSFPAILPNGESLWSERYPINILEKKREEMGDRLFEAIYQQNPLDDTTDFFVFDNVKFQHINDSDVFMYVRAWDIAEGTATANDYTVGAKVGILEDKKTIVIKDIVRGKFGSHNKEKIVSTAHLDGKGTYIVIETGAGAAANLLYNEWMRHLQNYIVQQVNPVKSKVDRATPLQNAFLDGYVIIDLDDNMKSDFIREFRSFPEGVHDDIVDAISHAYNFLMNKFRESEPTLELLQL